One genomic segment of Ricinus communis isolate WT05 ecotype wild-type chromosome 3, ASM1957865v1, whole genome shotgun sequence includes these proteins:
- the LOC112536885 gene encoding uncharacterized protein LOC112536885: MDSEHASVTRRKVSVLQGDEFFFNKVISRNSSMSCSSRLFYYRSAEGVPFQWEMQPGTAKDPPQEEVLPPLSPPPAVLSLGLPKPCIHDLEEPKVSIKSKLKFWKHIRKIQGSKKGPQGFLQRNNNNQNIVNVNNGSDCKKFESFEFCSSDGEFMVSPRNSSFSSSFSSSSSSSSALSLTKGHSKKSSRLEGPARDSLQGINGCSPWKFNSFLVYVARRV; this comes from the coding sequence ATGGATTCCGAGCATGCTAGTGTTACAAGGAGAAAAGTTTCGGTTCTTCAAGGAGatgaattcttctttaacaagGTCATTTCAAGGAATTCTTCAATGAGTTGCTCGTCGCGGCTGTTCTATTACCGGAGTGCTGAAGGAGTGCCATTTCAGTGGGAAATGCAGCCAGGAACTGCAAAAGACCCGCCACAAGAAGAAGTTCTTCCACCGCTCAGCCCTCCACCGGCTGTTCTTAGCTTAGGACTACCAAAACCATGCATTCATGACCTTGAAGAGCCTAAGGTTTCAATAAAATCGAAGCTTAAGTTCTGGAAGCATATCAGGAAGATTCAAGGATCCAAGAAAGGCCCACAAGGATTTCTTCAgaggaataataataatcaaaatattgtaAACGTTAATAATGGGTCCGATTGTAAGAAGTTTGAAAGCTTTGAGTTTTGTAGCTCTGATGGCGAATTTATGGTGTCGCCGCGAAATTCaagcttttcttcttctttttcatcatCGTCATCGTCCTCATCGGCACTGTCTTTAACTAAGGGTCATTCAAAGAAGTCTTCTAGATTAGAGGGTCCTGCCAGGGACTCATTACAGGGGATTAATGGCTGCAGTCCTTGGAAGTTCAATTCATTTCTTGTATATGTTGCAAGGCGAGTTTGA